Genomic segment of Psychrobacter sanguinis:
TGCTAATCTTGCCCGCCCCGATACCAAGCCTAACAAGAAGCAGCGTCGAGATTTACAACGCTTTAAACACCAAGCTGATTAATACTTAGGCTTGGTTTAATACTGCTCACCTTTGAATAGGGTTCCTATACTATCGTTTAGCGCCTAACATTGTTAGAATAGCCTGCCATGCCATACTATGAAGTGGGCTTATTTTTGCAATCGTGTTGGGCGCTCTTTTTTTGAATTCAATGCGCGTTTTGAAGTTAATCAGTGCTATGAATTCAATACGAGGTTAGTGCAGTTACTATTTATTTCGCCAATGACTATCGCTAACGATTGATATCTACTAATATCTGCCAGCCGTAACGCCCCTCATTGTCATTTATGTTATTGTCGTTCATTAAAATACTTATTAAAGGTTAAATGTAAATTATGCCTATGTCAGCTGCTATACCTAAGTCCGTTTTATTAGTATGTCTTGGCAATATCTGCCGCTCTCCGACAGCCGAAGGCATTATGAGACAGCGTACTGCCATTGCTGGTTTGACGATGAAGATTGACTCTGCTGGGACTGGGGATTGGCATATTGGCAAACATCCTGATTTGCGCGCTCAAACTCATGCCAAGCAGCATGGGTACAACATCAGTAAGTTAGTAGCCCGTCAGGTGAGCCCTAAAGATTTTATAGACTTTGATCTTGTTCTAGCAATGGATGCTCAAAACCTAAAAGACCTTCAGGCCATTCGAGAAGTAGCGGCACAAACTACCAATGCGGATAGTCTTGCGCGTTTGGCATTGATGAGTGAAGTCGACATCAGTTATCTAAACCAAGATGTACCTGACCCTTACTATGGCGGTGAAGATGGCTTTGAAGAAGTGATTAAAAGACTTGAGTCCTCGGTAGATGCTTGGATACATACCTGGCAGATTTAATTAACTTTATTGTTTATTGCCTGTTGCTCACACTGTCATCTATATCTGATATATTATTAAGCCTATTAAATTGAGCCCTAAGCCGCCTATGAGTACTTTTCATCAGACACCCCGTTTACAAGCCTCTGCTGATAGCAATGCCCTCTCATCTAACCCTACAAATTTCGATATCGATGAGATAAGCACCCTGGGTGCAGATTTAATTCATCACAATACCATGCGCTTAGCATGTCAGGCAGATAGACTGATTAACTTGGGTAAGGAATCTGATATAGAGCCAACCATTGCTCAGCTAGCTAGGATAGGGTTGCCAATATTTGTACTGTCAGGCGGCAGTAATGTTATTCTACCAAAAGTATTGAATGCCACAGTATTACATCCTACGTATAAAGGGATTAACATCCTATCTGAAGATGAAGACGGCATTAATATAGAGGTGATGGGCGGAGAAAACTGGCATGAACTGGTGGTTTATACTGTCAATCAAGGGTGGTATGGACTGGAGAATCTGGCCCTAATTCCAGGGCTGGTTGGCGCGTCTCCTGTACAGAATATTGGGGCTTATGGCGTACAACTAGAAGATTGTATGACCCACTTAAAGGCCTTCCATATCCCTACTCAAAGCTGGCATCAGTTTCAAAAAGCAGAGTGTCAATTTGAGTATCGGGACAGTAAATTCAAGCAAGAAGCAGGACAATGGCTCATTACTCGAGTGGGTTTCAGATTGCATAAAGATGCTAGCAAGGTCAATGCCAATTACGGGGATGTTTCTGCCCTAGCCTTGACATTGGCCAAAGCCGAGCAACGCTCAGTAGCGACCCCTATTGACGTGATGAAAGCGATTATTGAAATTCGCCAATCTAAATTGCCTGACCCACAGCATCTACCCAACTGTGGCAGCTTCTTCAAAAACCCTATCATTAGCAATGAACAGTTTGCTACCCTGCAAACTCAATATCCTAATATTGTGGGTTATGCGGTAGGTGATAAACATACCAAAGTCGCGGCAGGTTGGCTGATTGACAACGCTGGACTCAAAGGTAAAGGTATCGCCCCTATTTTGACCCATGCTAAACAGGCTTTGGTATTGGTAAATCATAGCGATGTTGATAATTTCTCGCCAGCGTCACAGCAAGATATTCTGGCCACGCAGCGTTTAATACAGCAAACCATATATGATCAGTTTGGTATTGACTTAGAGCGTGAGCCCGTTTGGGTAGATAATCAAGCAAGTTATAATAGCTAGTGTCTTTTTGATAGGGCGTAAATTACCCTCACTCCGGTGTCACAATTGATGGTTAACTCATTAAAACCCATTGTTAATTTTGTAATAAGGGCCTCTCTAGGCTCTTTATTGCTAGGGTTAATTATTATGGTGAGTTTCTATACGCCTGTTTTTTCAACTGTGGGCTTATGGGTGTTAAATCGCTTACCTATTCCGGAAGTCAATCACTCCCCTCGTCCAGTATTAGTCCCTTCAGACCATAGCACGCTAAATCCTCAACCTTCGAATAGCACACTTTCCTTAAACTTGCAGCTTAATCATGAGCCAACTGCTTACGTGGTGTTGGGGGGTGGTCTCACAGAAGCTGATACCTATCATGAGCAGACTAATAATACTGACGATCAGCAAAATAGTAATACCCGTCAATTAAAATCAAGCATTTCAGCCAGCTATCCTGCTAAAAAAGACACCGAAGAAACAAAAAAACAAGTCACAAGCGCGCCGTTACATCAACCAGACATCGTGTTAAATAAGTACAGTTTGATTCGTATGCAAACCGTGATGTGGCACCAACGCCAAAAACCACTTCCCATTATATTAACCGGCGTAGAATCCGCTTGGATGCAAGATTGGTTAAACAACCATGGCATCGAGAACATTATTACTGAAAATGCCAGTATGAATACCTGTGAAAATGCTCGCTTTACTGCCAAGCGCCTTAACTTGCAAGATGTGTATTTGATTACTGATGCCTATCATATGACCCGAGCTCGCAGGCAGTTTGCTTTGAATGGCATCCATGCTTTGCCGATCCCCGCCGCTTTACCAATGAAAAAAGGTTGGCTGGCACCAAAGAACAATGCACAGCACTCGCGTCGTACTGTGTATGAGTTAGCGGCTTATGCCCGCGATGTTTTTGCGCCGCAAGACAACTGTCGTCAAGCCAGTGACGTGAGTTTTGAAACTTTATTGCGTAGTCGCAAGCCTGATGAGGTAAAGACGTTTTAATAAAAATTGAAACTCATGCGGTCAATTTAGCGTCACACTTGTTTTCGTAAAGGATTATAATATATCAATATATATATTATCTTCATGCTCGAAACTCACGACGCTATCGCTTTATATTTGCCTATATTTATATCAAAACAACTATACGTTTTTAAAATGGATGCCTGATATGGTCAGTATGTATTTACTAATTCCGTTGAGTCTGATGCTTTTTGTAATTGGTATTTGGGCCGTTCGTTATGCGGTAAAATCCAATCAATTTGAAGACTTAGACAATGAGTCACAACGTGTAATCTTAGATGATCGCCAAGAGCGTAGACAGGCTCTTGGGAACACACCGCCTGCTACCAATGCCAAGACACCCCCTGCCTCAAAAATCGACAGACACTCGCAGACCAGCAATACTTCACAGTCGGCCTCGCAAGAAGGCTCGGGTGAGGGTGAGTAATTTAAGCCATTAAGTCTGCTATTGAGTCTTACTAAAACCTAAATTTCACGGATAACTTTTATGACAACTCCTTTATTACTTGCAGCTTTGGCTATGGGTTTTTTTGGTTCGCCACATTGTTTGGGTATGTGTGGGGGCTTAGTGACTGCGTTTGGTCTATCTATGCAAGGCGTCAGCCCTCTAAAGAAGCGAGGTCTTATCGCTACATACCATCTTGGTCGACTCATTAGTTATTCGATTCTAGGCATTATTGCAGGTCTTATTGGTACCACCGTCTTAGCGCCACTACTGATGGGAAATGCTACCCCAAGAATTTTACTGGGACTGGTATTGGC
This window contains:
- a CDS encoding YdcF family protein; this encodes MVSFYTPVFSTVGLWVLNRLPIPEVNHSPRPVLVPSDHSTLNPQPSNSTLSLNLQLNHEPTAYVVLGGGLTEADTYHEQTNNTDDQQNSNTRQLKSSISASYPAKKDTEETKKQVTSAPLHQPDIVLNKYSLIRMQTVMWHQRQKPLPIILTGVESAWMQDWLNNHGIENIITENASMNTCENARFTAKRLNLQDVYLITDAYHMTRARRQFALNGIHALPIPAALPMKKGWLAPKNNAQHSRRTVYELAAYARDVFAPQDNCRQASDVSFETLLRSRKPDEVKTF
- a CDS encoding low molecular weight protein-tyrosine-phosphatase encodes the protein MPMSAAIPKSVLLVCLGNICRSPTAEGIMRQRTAIAGLTMKIDSAGTGDWHIGKHPDLRAQTHAKQHGYNISKLVARQVSPKDFIDFDLVLAMDAQNLKDLQAIREVAAQTTNADSLARLALMSEVDISYLNQDVPDPYYGGEDGFEEVIKRLESSVDAWIHTWQI
- the murB gene encoding UDP-N-acetylmuramate dehydrogenase, with protein sequence MSTFHQTPRLQASADSNALSSNPTNFDIDEISTLGADLIHHNTMRLACQADRLINLGKESDIEPTIAQLARIGLPIFVLSGGSNVILPKVLNATVLHPTYKGINILSEDEDGINIEVMGGENWHELVVYTVNQGWYGLENLALIPGLVGASPVQNIGAYGVQLEDCMTHLKAFHIPTQSWHQFQKAECQFEYRDSKFKQEAGQWLITRVGFRLHKDASKVNANYGDVSALALTLAKAEQRSVATPIDVMKAIIEIRQSKLPDPQHLPNCGSFFKNPIISNEQFATLQTQYPNIVGYAVGDKHTKVAAGWLIDNAGLKGKGIAPILTHAKQALVLVNHSDVDNFSPASQQDILATQRLIQQTIYDQFGIDLEREPVWVDNQASYNS
- a CDS encoding cbb3-type cytochrome oxidase assembly protein, which codes for MLFVIGIWAVRYAVKSNQFEDLDNESQRVILDDRQERRQALGNTPPATNAKTPPASKIDRHSQTSNTSQSASQEGSGEGE